In a single window of the Sediminicoccus sp. KRV36 genome:
- a CDS encoding enoyl-CoA hydratase family protein: MTPLARYQAQHLQLTEAAGVITLTLNRPERKNPLTFESYAELSAIFRAGAADDAAKVFIVTGAGGNFCSGGDVHEIIGPLLQRDTRGLMRFTAMTGELVKAMRACPQPIIAAVDGVAAGAGAIIAMASDIRLATPRARVAFLFNRVGLAGCDMGACAILPRLIGQGRASELLFTGRAMRAEEGERWGFFNRLTETLMEDAHALAAEIAAGPGFAHGMTKRMLAMEWAMGVEQAIEAEAVAQALCMTTQDFRRAYEAFAAKQTPVFQGD, from the coding sequence ATGACACCGCTTGCCCGATACCAGGCGCAGCATCTGCAACTGACCGAGGCGGCGGGCGTCATCACGCTCACGCTGAACCGGCCGGAACGGAAAAACCCCCTCACCTTCGAGAGCTATGCCGAGCTTTCCGCCATCTTTCGCGCAGGTGCCGCGGATGATGCGGCGAAGGTTTTCATCGTCACCGGGGCGGGTGGGAATTTCTGCTCGGGCGGGGATGTGCATGAGATCATCGGCCCGCTTCTGCAACGCGACACCAGGGGGCTGATGCGCTTCACCGCCATGACGGGCGAATTGGTTAAGGCCATGCGCGCCTGCCCGCAGCCCATCATTGCCGCCGTGGATGGTGTGGCGGCGGGCGCTGGCGCCATCATCGCGATGGCGAGCGACATCCGCCTCGCCACGCCCCGCGCGCGCGTCGCTTTCCTGTTCAATCGCGTGGGCCTGGCCGGCTGCGACATGGGCGCCTGCGCCATCCTGCCGCGGCTGATCGGCCAGGGGCGGGCCAGCGAATTGCTCTTCACCGGGCGTGCCATGCGCGCCGAGGAGGGCGAACGCTGGGGCTTCTTCAACCGCCTGACCGAGACGCTGATGGAAGACGCCCATGCCCTGGCCGCCGAGATCGCCGCGGGCCCCGGCTTCGCGCATGGCATGACCAAGCGGATGCTTGCGATGGAGTGGGCGATGGGCGTGGAACAGGCGATCGAGGCCGAGGCGGTGGCCCAGGCGCTGTGCATGACCACGCAGGATTTTCGCCGCGCCTATGAGGCGTTTGCGGCGAAGCAGACGCCCGTGTTCCAGGGAGATTAG
- a CDS encoding MarR family transcriptional regulator: MDAETALADAPPGTKDSLRLWLRLLTCTTLMETEIRRRLREEFGTTLPRFDLLAALDRNGEGLTLGDVSRRMMVSNGNVTGLAARLEAEGLVERRLDAGDRRAFRLRLTAKGAREFARQSRAHESWIAELLGALSPTERAQLHRLLGRTKSSIRESLDTP; encoded by the coding sequence ATGGATGCCGAGACCGCCCTGGCCGATGCGCCCCCCGGCACCAAGGACTCGCTGCGCCTCTGGTTGCGGCTGCTGACCTGCACCACCCTGATGGAGACCGAAATCCGCCGCCGCCTGCGCGAGGAATTCGGCACCACCCTGCCCCGCTTCGACCTGCTCGCCGCACTGGACCGCAATGGCGAGGGCCTGACGCTGGGCGATGTCTCGCGCCGGATGATGGTCAGCAATGGCAATGTCACCGGCCTGGCCGCACGGCTTGAGGCCGAGGGGCTGGTCGAACGCCGCCTGGATGCGGGGGACCGCCGCGCCTTCCGCCTGCGCCTGACGGCCAAGGGGGCGCGCGAATTCGCCCGGCAATCCCGCGCGCATGAGAGCTGGATCGCTGAACTCCTCGGCGCGCTCTCGCCGACGGAGCGGGCGCAGCTGCACCGCCTGCTCGGCCGCACCAAATCCTCCATCCGCGAGAGCCTCGACACGCCATGA